A single Natrinema pellirubrum DSM 15624 DNA region contains:
- the radB gene encoding DNA repair and recombination protein RadB yields MTDEAIPTGCGPVDELLDGGFERGTVTQLYGPPAAGKTNLALSAAVQTAVGGGTVVYIDTEGVSVDRFQQLLEGSVDGDDLEAVASRIVIEDAVDFEEQAEAVRDAEGFAERAELIVLDSATGFYRLERTADGDEGEALRSVTRQVTHLLSLARKHDLAVVLTNQVFSDPDSDRTRGLGGNTLEHWTGTVVRLERFRGGNRRATLEKHRSKPAGESVQFRITDRGLEGGEESARH; encoded by the coding sequence GCTCGACGGGGGGTTCGAACGCGGGACCGTCACGCAGTTGTACGGCCCGCCGGCGGCCGGGAAGACGAACCTCGCGCTGTCTGCCGCCGTCCAGACGGCCGTCGGCGGGGGAACTGTCGTCTACATCGATACCGAAGGCGTCTCGGTCGACCGCTTCCAGCAGTTGCTCGAGGGAAGCGTCGACGGGGACGACCTCGAGGCCGTCGCCTCGCGGATCGTCATCGAAGACGCCGTCGATTTCGAGGAACAGGCCGAGGCCGTCCGCGACGCCGAGGGGTTCGCCGAGCGCGCCGAACTAATCGTACTGGACAGCGCGACGGGCTTTTACCGACTCGAGCGGACCGCCGACGGCGACGAGGGGGAAGCGCTGCGAAGCGTCACCCGGCAGGTGACCCACCTGCTCTCGCTCGCGCGCAAACACGATCTGGCGGTCGTCCTGACGAATCAGGTCTTTTCGGACCCGGATTCGGACCGGACCCGTGGACTGGGTGGCAACACGTTGGAACACTGGACCGGCACCGTCGTCCGCTTGGAGCGGTTCCGGGGCGGGAACCGACGCGCGACGCTGGAGAAACACCGCTCGAAGCCGGCCGGCGAGTCGGTTCAGTTCCGGATCACGGATCGGGGGCTCGAGGGCGGCGAGGAGTCGGCCCGACACTGA